gcagtgttgaccactaggccatgaggctcctcacatacagaggtcaaattgaatggaaaggaccaatttgggaccaaaggcaGTGTCCTtaaatagagaaggtgtcctcaGTATAGCAGAGAGGTGTCGGCTCATAAAGGGAAGAGCCACTGTGTACCTGAATAGATAGGTTAAATTACTGTTTACTTTAACTTGACATATTATATAACATTGTTTTTTTAGGATCTAGTGCTTTCTGAGGATGGAAAAATCATCTCTTGCAATGTGGGCAGTATTAGAAGAGACGATTGAACTcagatttcatttgaatttaaCTTGCCTAATCTCTGTTTTGAAATTTCAGGCTTCCCAGATATAGCTGACGAACAAGCAGTGGTTGAACCCAGCACCGAGCGAATGGAGCTGGACGAGGTCCGCAAAGGCGTCAAGGCTCTCGGGCCAAGACTGGTGTCCCGAGATCACCAGTGGTGGGACCGCTACTTCCTAGCACTGGAAAATCCTAACGTAAGCTAAAAATATTGTCACTGTGGTAAAGCTTTTAACTTGCTCGATCACAGTGCTATCATTTTAAATGGATTTTAAATAAACCTGAGGTAACTGCATCATAAGCAGGCTGTTAGTTGTGCatgtacttgataacaatgcTTTCCAATATCAAAATTCGAAAGTGTCTAGactaaaaggaaaaggaaaaatttgCTTAACATTAAACAACCCCAAGCCTTTATAAAGACTGGTCGTATCCAGTAACTTCTattatcaaagaaaaagaagcaCTTTAAAAATTGAATCATACGTGTACAGTGCATTGATTTGTGGGTGAGAAGAATAGAGGAGCCACTCTCAGATTGAATGATAAAAAGGCTGTTGTCACGGCAAGCTGCAGGCTGTTGTGAATATTATGCCATGGAATTATTCGAACtgcatgattttgtgtacaggacccggtacacaaaatgaaataaagaggAGGGTTACAGGTAGGATGATTGGGTGAGTGGAGACACCAGTCATGTTTGTCAAGAAATATCACAACATTTGTGCATTCCTTCACAAAGAAGGCTTGCCGATTCCGAACCTGGTCGGGGCCTTTACTCAGCACTCATGAATGAGAGTGCTATCTAAAGGCAACTTTACTCATCGAAACAATTAATTTTTCCAAGAACTTAACAGCGCTGCCACTCGCCATTGTCGCCAAAACTAAACTCAAACCTGGTTGGCTCAAATCTGATGCAACTTggctcaaacttttcaaatgcttttactgttgAGTCAAACATCAAAGTCAGAAAAAATCCTGGTAAATTACCCATTTGGctaaacttgtcaaaaatgCAGAGCTGCCCCAGAAATTACATGTACGGTGGTGATCTATGACAAGTTTGAAATAACAAAGATGAACCTGCTACCACTGTACCATGACAAAGATTTCACAACATCATCAACCAAACTTTTCTCCAACACAACTGCTTTTTCCCAGACAAGATAATCACTTAAGTGGAATTTGGTATTGCACTTGCAGGTCAATGACAAGGAATGGCCGCTGCCCAAAATCAGCCAAACGATCGGCTTTTGGAAAATTGATGAAGATATGACAGACGTACCGCAGCATCTGTTGGAGATCAGATCCGGCCTCACACAACAATGCCCAGCGGTAAGTGAATTTTTTGAATGAACAAAATACACAAAAGAcagcaaaaacttaaaaacaaGGCTTATCTTATTCCAGCTGCAGGGTTGAATCTTTGGGCTAATAGCGCTTATTCGAATGAGCCCCTCTGGTCTGAAGTTAAATTCATCAGCTTCAATCATTTTGTTCGAGTTGGTTGCAATAGTGAGATTTTGCTATCCTATTCCACTGCAAGGTGGGGAATTCCTCATCATCTCTGCGTAATTCATGCAAGATAAACAGACTACTATTTCGATGTCCTTATACCCTTGTCACATGCTGTAAACTGGGTAATGCTCACCACTGCTGGATTTATTAATGATTCTTGATAATCAATTTCTACTGTAGTTTATAATGAATTTATTCACAGTTTATTTGTTTAAGGTGATCATTGGTAATCAAGGACAAATGCCGGCAATTCAAGAGGTAGATCGAACAAAAATTGAGATTGGTGATCTGGCGGCAATATACACCGTGGAAAAGGAGGGTAGACCATGGATCGCCAAGGTGATTGATATCAATGAGGACACGATCAAGATTCATTGGTTCCATGGGTCTTGGAATGGAGTTTGCCGGCCATGGTACAACAACATCAGCAAAAAGCAAGTACCACGGCTGGATGAAGTTCATGTGACGAGTGTTGTTCTGTGGGGGTTTAGATTGACAGAGAACGGTGCTTGTTTGACTAGGACTGTGGCCAGAGAGTTGAAAGACAGGTACGATCAAATAGATAGTGAGGAGACATCTTCCTCTCTTTCATAAATGACCAAACCACCCTGGCTAATAAGGGGTGGTccataattttcaacattttcacaagcgtACAATACGTAcgggggagggagggggtcaaAACACCAATGTACACTTTCTTTAAGAAAttaataaaatgttgatcatCTGTATTGTACGAATCGCGGGACGCatttaaatttcgcgcgctgCTCACACGGTTAGCTCTGCTTGCTTCCTATTCAACAAGACAATGGCCGCACGTGGTGACTTTGATGCGCTATTTTTGTTAATTAACAAGAGTGATACCACTATTCACAGCCGACCCAGCAATGAATATgaacaatatcttgtttatattattttgaaaacaatgtcGACGGGCAATGACTGACCAAGTTCAAAATGCAACCAGGAAACACAACTAGAACCCCCTTGCTTGTGTATTTTGGAACGTGGGTCATTCGGCCATCAACATTTTTCATTCGGGATTGTACACTttagggggggaggggggttgccCAAAAGAGTACGTTTTGTgcacttgtgaaaatgttaaaaattatGGACCACCCCTAAGTAAGTGCCAATGAACTAACATTGTGGTTGTTCGTACAGCGACAGAATTGTCGTACATTCGtgtatatttctttctttctatcaaaatgtcaagttgtgttagaatcatggctgggatgggttaaagtggaaTTATTCAATTCAAACCTCTTAAAGGGAACCTATCAAGaaatgcttataaaaatggggagttttgaacggcccggttaaaacctatggcgggaataagcttccttGGTTAGATATTAGAAGTTTCAAGGTCCTCTAGGTAGTTGCTGATGTGAGCTGTTTATTtggctaacattgcataacattaccTGCTCCATTCAATGAACTGCGTAAGAGGATCTCCAATTTAGTTATTCTAACTACCCATCAGCCACGCAAAAATAAAGACTTGGGTCACGACAAGATCTCTTTAAGTCTTTCAGGTCAACATGTGCTTGGCCTATGAGATGGGCCTGAATCCAGAGTGAACAGTGAAATccatcatgtacattttacattgtaTACTGTGTAGGCTGTC
Above is a genomic segment from Lineus longissimus chromosome 14, tnLinLong1.2, whole genome shotgun sequence containing:
- the LOC135499068 gene encoding uncharacterized protein LOC135499068; protein product: MELDEVRKGVKALGPRLVSRDHQWWDRYFLALENPNVNDKEWPLPKISQTIGFWKIDEDMTDVPQHLLEIRSGLTQQCPAVIIGNQGQMPAIQEVDRTKIEIGDLAAIYTVEKEGRPWIAKVIDINEDTIKIHWFHGSWNGVCRPWYNNISKKQVPRLDEVHVTSVVLWGFRLTENGACLTRTVARELKDRYDQIDSEETSSSLS